In Lactococcus garvieae subsp. garvieae, the following proteins share a genomic window:
- a CDS encoding adenine methyltransferase, translated as MTYNQTAQHSTAQHSTAQHSTAQHSTAQHSTAQHSTAQHSTAQHSTR; from the coding sequence ATGACTTATAATCAGACAGCACAGCACAGCACAGCACAGCACAGCACAGCACAGCACAGCACAGCACAGCACAGCACAGCACAGCACAGCACAGCACAGCACAGCACAGCACAGCACAGCACAGCACAGCACAGCACGCGGTAG
- a CDS encoding cold-shock protein, which translates to MTKGTVKWFNDSKGFGFITAEDGTDVFAHFTQIQSDGFRKLEEGEKVTFDIEQGQRGPQASNITKA; encoded by the coding sequence ATGACAAAAGGAACTGTAAAATGGTTTAACGACTCTAAAGGTTTTGGTTTCATCACTGCTGAAGATGGTACTGACGTGTTTGCACACTTCACTCAAATTCAAAGCGATGGCTTCAGAAAACTTGAAGAAGGCGAAAAAGTTACATTTGATATTGAACAAGGTCAACGTGGCCCTCAAGCATCAAACATTACTAAAGCATAA
- a CDS encoding DivIVA domain-containing protein — protein MATFKFTPKDIYEADFGTKMRGYDKEEVDELLDDVIQDYEAFQAEVLRLQEENEFLKKKIVELESQASRPNQANLEETQRLDNMSRVVSSRINKPKTEIGQPSNFELLKRINRLEQAVFGPGSASSEEA, from the coding sequence ATGGCAACATTTAAATTTACACCTAAAGATATCTATGAAGCTGACTTTGGAACAAAAATGCGTGGTTATGATAAAGAAGAAGTTGACGAGCTCCTCGATGACGTCATTCAAGATTACGAAGCTTTTCAAGCAGAAGTATTACGCTTGCAAGAAGAAAACGAATTTTTGAAGAAAAAAATCGTAGAACTTGAATCTCAAGCAAGTCGTCCTAACCAAGCAAACTTGGAAGAAACACAACGTTTGGATAACATGAGTCGCGTAGTTTCAAGCCGAATCAACAAACCAAAAACAGAAATTGGACAACCAAGTAACTTTGAGCTTCTTAAACGTATTAACCGTTTGGAACAAGCTGTTTTTGGTCCTGGAAGTGCTTCAAGTGAAGAAGCTTAA
- the aroD gene encoding type I 3-dehydroquinate dehydratase, with amino-acid sequence MRKTKIVVPVLPTTVAEVQELNVEKYRRADIIEWRADFLGNMESILQAAPLIFEKFTDFSLLFTVRTANEGGNISISKKDYVALLKKIAKFEPDYIDIEYFSYRKALPQLLEFKEKIVLSYHNFFESPTDLTARMMKMQREETGFVKVAIMAQRECDVLDLLQITRDFTMEYGPKFIGIAMGELGKISRVAGGLTGSVWTFVALDKAEASAPGQLTLPQMLNVLDALEG; translated from the coding sequence ATGAGGAAAACGAAAATTGTAGTACCCGTTCTTCCGACAACAGTGGCGGAAGTACAGGAATTAAACGTAGAAAAATACAGAAGGGCTGACATTATTGAATGGCGGGCGGATTTTTTGGGGAATATGGAAAGTATTCTTCAAGCCGCGCCTCTTATCTTTGAGAAATTTACAGATTTTTCCTTGCTTTTTACTGTACGCACAGCCAATGAAGGTGGGAATATCTCCATTTCTAAAAAAGACTATGTCGCTCTTTTAAAAAAAATAGCCAAATTTGAGCCCGATTATATTGATATCGAATATTTTTCCTATCGAAAAGCTTTACCCCAGTTGCTTGAATTTAAAGAAAAAATTGTCTTGTCTTATCATAACTTTTTCGAGTCGCCTACAGATTTAACTGCTCGAATGATGAAAATGCAAAGAGAAGAAACAGGCTTTGTAAAAGTGGCGATTATGGCACAACGAGAATGTGATGTTTTAGATCTGCTGCAGATTACACGTGATTTTACGATGGAATATGGGCCTAAATTTATCGGCATCGCAATGGGAGAACTGGGTAAAATTTCCCGCGTTGCCGGAGGATTGACCGGTTCTGTATGGACTTTTGTAGCGCTCGATAAGGCGGAAGCCAGTGCTCCAGGGCAATTGACTTTGCCTCAGATGTTGAATGTTCTTGATGCCTTGGAAGGTTAA
- a CDS encoding cell division site-positioning protein MapZ family protein codes for MTEEKDKNIKNSGEKVLKLGDVSDFTVGEIVKKAQRVDKENSESESVLDKYIRQHRGEIEAVKNQALEKYIQTERKKMDQEEAADSEEEVTALEENSDVKADEGSEASAPEAEHTETPESDEVTPSKEANFKEKNKSEFDEVEIADDVPPVVPVSVEDAEKESASKQAEETESQAQDFPELSNQVPESKEEFAETSPTEEPVSTDDQELENSIEAEENVKDEEKESAPVEEAQLPQEDIVVPLEKTPVAGETVPTPLPVTSAVESETSAQEEQPKKKKDKRPLIIGLCALVLLAAGGAGYALYNHNNNEKAVNQAAVENKANLNAFNKAYDEFFTDADHQVLKNSNFDQLSALKNKLKTLKGSDFDTAEAKVNALETQIKAVEKVNALFNKSAIVDGELNKEAQVKAAVSIPAVPKTENEKLNKVLAQAINLAKTQQSEAKAKEEQAAAAQNNAATQPANQTSGQAAGNSASTDTPGGTTGAGTQQQAGKNTAQGGASSSTVVAADGAQNPTGATPDNSNARVQPQANLNPQDPAFTWNPGIRDKVLNIARQRGYISGNDFILLPVAIHTMTSGYMAGQVAGYFNLYRPDGSYLLTINNKTGYFFGNGKGLPTDFG; via the coding sequence ATGACAGAAGAAAAAGATAAAAATATCAAAAATTCTGGCGAAAAAGTCTTAAAACTGGGCGATGTCTCAGATTTCACTGTAGGCGAAATTGTAAAAAAAGCCCAAAGGGTAGATAAAGAAAATAGCGAAAGCGAAAGCGTACTTGACAAATACATCCGTCAACATCGTGGAGAAATTGAAGCTGTTAAAAATCAGGCCTTAGAAAAATATATCCAAACTGAGCGTAAGAAAATGGATCAAGAAGAAGCTGCTGATTCTGAGGAAGAAGTGACTGCGCTTGAAGAAAACTCTGACGTAAAGGCAGATGAGGGTTCAGAGGCATCAGCTCCAGAAGCTGAGCATACTGAAACACCTGAATCAGATGAAGTTACTCCCTCTAAAGAGGCAAACTTCAAAGAAAAGAATAAGTCAGAGTTTGATGAAGTAGAAATTGCGGATGATGTGCCTCCTGTGGTCCCTGTATCGGTAGAAGATGCAGAGAAGGAAAGCGCGTCTAAGCAAGCGGAAGAAACAGAAAGTCAAGCACAAGATTTCCCAGAACTTTCCAATCAAGTTCCTGAGTCAAAAGAAGAGTTTGCGGAAACAAGCCCTACAGAAGAGCCAGTTTCGACGGATGATCAGGAACTGGAAAACTCAATAGAAGCAGAAGAAAATGTCAAAGACGAGGAAAAGGAAAGTGCACCTGTCGAAGAGGCACAGCTTCCACAAGAAGACATTGTTGTGCCTCTAGAAAAAACACCTGTTGCCGGTGAAACAGTGCCAACACCCTTACCTGTTACATCAGCAGTGGAGTCTGAAACTTCTGCACAAGAAGAACAACCAAAGAAAAAGAAAGATAAGAGACCTTTGATTATTGGGCTCTGTGCACTGGTTCTTTTGGCTGCTGGAGGTGCAGGATATGCACTCTATAATCATAATAATAATGAAAAAGCAGTCAATCAAGCCGCTGTGGAAAACAAAGCGAACTTAAATGCTTTTAATAAGGCTTACGATGAATTTTTCACTGACGCCGATCATCAAGTTCTGAAGAATTCTAATTTTGATCAGTTGTCAGCCTTGAAAAATAAGCTAAAAACATTAAAAGGAAGCGACTTTGATACTGCCGAAGCCAAGGTAAATGCGCTTGAAACACAAATAAAAGCCGTTGAAAAAGTGAACGCCCTCTTTAATAAATCCGCCATTGTAGACGGCGAACTAAATAAAGAAGCTCAAGTAAAAGCAGCAGTAAGTATACCAGCGGTTCCAAAAACTGAAAATGAGAAGCTGAATAAAGTACTGGCTCAAGCCATCAACTTGGCTAAAACACAGCAATCCGAGGCGAAAGCGAAAGAAGAGCAAGCTGCAGCGGCGCAAAATAATGCTGCTACTCAACCCGCCAATCAAACCTCAGGTCAAGCTGCAGGAAACTCAGCTTCTACTGATACACCAGGTGGAACAACGGGAGCAGGAACACAGCAACAAGCAGGTAAAAATACAGCACAAGGTGGAGCTTCGTCTTCAACAGTTGTAGCAGCGGATGGCGCACAAAACCCGACAGGGGCTACGCCGGATAACTCGAATGCGCGTGTTCAACCCCAAGCCAATCTCAATCCTCAAGATCCAGCTTTCACTTGGAATCCAGGAATCAGAGATAAAGTCTTAAATATTGCACGTCAGCGTGGCTATATCTCTGGCAATGACTTCATTCTTTTGCCAGTAGCTATTCACACAATGACCTCTGGTTATATGGCTGGACAGGTTGCAGGATATTTCAACTTGTATCGTCCAGACGGTAGTTATTTATTAACAATAAATAATAAAACAGGTTATTTCTTCGGAAATGGTAAAGGTTTACCTACCGACTTCGGATAA
- a CDS encoding M24 family metallopeptidase — protein MSKLERISNFLNENEVDMTFITNPTTLNYLTGLAIDPHERIAGLMVFPDKAPSLFTPALEVEKAKENTTGFDIFGYEDSQNPWAVVKEHLGSKNIQKIAVEFSDIPLSKTEGLKSQFSGVEFVNLTPLVERMRLIKSADEIEKMKISGDYADKCFEIGFEYANSERTETDVVAKIEYEMKRMGVPQMSFETIVLSGARAANPHGMPEDVKIQDNKLLLFDLGVMKNGYASDATRTISIGKPSDFDADIHKIVLEAQMAAMDFVKPGVSALEIDKVARDVITKAGYGEYFVHRLGHGIGMDVHEFPSIGGSEDIIIEEGMCFSDEPGIYIPGKVGVRIEDCLYVTETGCEPLTKTNKELMIF, from the coding sequence ATGAGCAAACTCGAACGTATCTCTAATTTTCTGAACGAAAATGAAGTCGACATGACTTTCATCACCAATCCTACGACCTTGAATTATTTAACAGGTCTTGCCATTGACCCGCATGAACGTATTGCTGGTTTGATGGTTTTCCCGGATAAAGCGCCATCTCTCTTCACTCCAGCTTTGGAGGTAGAAAAAGCCAAAGAAAACACTACGGGCTTTGATATTTTTGGCTATGAAGATTCACAAAATCCGTGGGCTGTCGTCAAAGAACATTTGGGATCTAAAAATATTCAAAAAATCGCAGTTGAATTCTCTGACATCCCTTTGTCAAAAACTGAAGGCCTTAAATCTCAATTTTCTGGTGTTGAATTTGTCAACTTGACGCCTTTGGTAGAGCGTATGCGTTTGATCAAATCTGCCGATGAAATCGAAAAAATGAAAATTTCTGGTGATTACGCAGATAAATGTTTCGAAATTGGTTTTGAATATGCAAATTCAGAGCGTACAGAAACAGATGTTGTTGCCAAAATCGAATACGAAATGAAACGTATGGGCGTACCTCAAATGAGTTTTGAAACAATCGTCCTCTCAGGTGCTCGTGCAGCTAATCCTCACGGTATGCCAGAAGATGTCAAAATCCAAGACAATAAACTCTTGCTCTTTGACCTCGGTGTTATGAAAAACGGCTACGCTTCGGATGCTACCCGTACCATCTCTATCGGTAAACCTTCTGATTTTGATGCTGATATCCACAAAATCGTGCTTGAAGCACAAATGGCTGCCATGGACTTCGTCAAACCTGGTGTATCTGCACTTGAAATTGATAAAGTGGCCCGCGATGTAATTACTAAAGCGGGTTATGGCGAATACTTTGTTCACCGTCTTGGACATGGTATCGGTATGGATGTACATGAATTCCCATCTATTGGTGGTTCTGAAGACATCATCATCGAGGAAGGCATGTGCTTCTCTGATGAACCAGGTATTTATATCCCAGGTAAGGTTGGCGTACGTATCGAGGACTGTCTCTATGTCACTGAAACTGGATGCGAACCTTTAACTAAAACAAATAAAGAATTGATGATTTTCTAA
- a CDS encoding arsenate reductase ArsC, giving the protein MLKIAFICVHNSCRSQIAEALGKKLAGDKFEFYSAGTEKKPQINQDAVRLMKEIYDIDMEKTQASKLLQDIPPVDIVITMGCNVDCPYLPCNYREDWGLEDPTGQSDTVFKDTIKQIETKVLVLRNRDFKA; this is encoded by the coding sequence ATGCTCAAAATCGCATTTATCTGTGTGCATAATTCTTGCCGTTCACAAATTGCTGAAGCTCTAGGGAAAAAATTAGCTGGGGATAAGTTTGAGTTTTATTCTGCAGGGACTGAGAAAAAGCCACAAATCAATCAAGATGCTGTCCGTTTGATGAAAGAAATCTATGATATAGATATGGAAAAAACGCAAGCTTCAAAGTTGCTACAGGATATTCCACCTGTGGATATTGTGATTACTATGGGGTGTAATGTGGACTGTCCTTATCTTCCCTGTAATTATCGAGAAGATTGGGGTCTAGAGGATCCCACAGGTCAAAGTGATACAGTCTTCAAAGACACAATCAAGCAGATTGAAACCAAGGTGCTTGTCCTAAGAAACCGAGACTTTAAGGCATAA
- a CDS encoding THUMP domain-containing class I SAM-dependent RNA methyltransferase: MKNNFKLMATAAAGLESLVARELRNMEVENVTIDDRSRVFFTGDTRTIAQANTWLRTADRVKIVVGEFKARTFDELFENVYALDWEEYIPFGSAFPVSKAKSVKSTLHNEPSVQGITKKAIVKKLQKAYHRPEGVPIPENGASFSIEIAIHKDNATVMIDTTGDSLFKRGYRVEKGDAPLKENMAAAIIMLTNWLANPKRMFVDPTCGSGTFTIEAAMLALNMAPGLNRKFACEAWSWMKPEIFAEVRQAAKEAVRKDLELDIQGFDIDGRMIEIAKGNALAAGLDHVIKYKQMRLQDFHTDALDGVIVSNPPYGERLGDEDSVAGLYKEMGATFAPLETWSKYILTSDIAFETHYGAKATKKRKLYNGTLRTDLYQYFGKRIKK, from the coding sequence ATGAAAAATAATTTTAAGCTGATGGCGACTGCTGCAGCAGGTCTTGAGAGTTTAGTGGCTCGTGAATTACGCAATATGGAAGTCGAAAATGTTACGATTGACGATCGTTCTCGTGTCTTTTTTACAGGAGATACAAGAACAATTGCTCAAGCAAATACTTGGCTACGTACAGCAGATCGTGTAAAGATTGTTGTTGGGGAATTTAAGGCGCGTACGTTTGATGAACTCTTTGAAAATGTATATGCGCTTGATTGGGAAGAGTATATTCCTTTTGGTTCAGCCTTTCCTGTAAGCAAAGCAAAGTCTGTAAAATCAACTTTACATAATGAGCCAAGTGTGCAAGGGATTACTAAAAAAGCTATTGTGAAGAAATTGCAAAAGGCTTATCATCGTCCAGAAGGCGTACCTATCCCAGAAAATGGTGCAAGCTTCTCCATCGAGATTGCGATTCATAAGGATAATGCAACGGTAATGATTGATACCACTGGGGATTCACTCTTTAAACGTGGCTATCGTGTTGAAAAAGGCGATGCGCCATTAAAGGAAAATATGGCTGCAGCAATCATTATGTTAACAAACTGGCTCGCAAATCCTAAACGTATGTTTGTTGATCCGACCTGTGGTTCAGGAACATTTACGATTGAGGCTGCTATGTTGGCACTCAATATGGCACCAGGATTGAACCGCAAGTTTGCCTGCGAAGCATGGTCATGGATGAAACCAGAGATTTTTGCAGAAGTACGCCAAGCAGCAAAAGAAGCTGTACGCAAAGATTTAGAACTTGATATTCAAGGGTTTGATATTGATGGTCGCATGATTGAAATTGCAAAAGGAAATGCACTTGCAGCTGGACTTGACCATGTGATAAAATATAAACAGATGCGTCTGCAAGATTTTCATACAGATGCCCTTGATGGGGTTATTGTATCGAACCCTCCATACGGAGAGCGTTTGGGCGATGAAGATTCAGTTGCAGGGCTCTATAAAGAGATGGGTGCAACTTTTGCGCCACTCGAAACTTGGAGCAAATATATTCTGACAAGTGACATTGCTTTTGAAACACATTACGGTGCGAAAGCAACGAAAAAGCGTAAACTCTATAACGGAACATTGCGTACAGACTTGTATCAATATTTTGGAAAAAGAATAAAAAAATAA
- the ccpA gene encoding catabolite control protein A, translated as MEESTTTIYDVARVAGVSMATVSRVVNGNANVKEKTRQKVLDAIEELDYRPNAVARGLASKRTTTVGVVLPTITSPYFAEIARGIDDIASMYKYNVILANSDGDEEKELKVIESLFSKQVDGIVYMGSFMTEKVRKQLKSTRTPIVLAGMIDVDKQMSSVNIDYHLAAHQTTAELAKNNKRIAFVSGSLEEVENTERMVGYQEALNEAGIDFDESLVFEGNYTFENGQALADQMLAKKINAAIVSYDTVAVGLLNALLSKGIKVPEDFEIIAGSNSPITAYTYPGLTSVNQPLYDLGAVSMRLLTKLMHKEEVEENQLILAHQIINRGSTK; from the coding sequence ATGGAAGAATCAACAACAACAATTTATGACGTTGCTCGAGTTGCTGGTGTGTCAATGGCTACCGTAAGTCGTGTAGTCAATGGGAACGCTAACGTCAAAGAGAAAACACGTCAAAAAGTCCTTGACGCAATTGAAGAATTGGACTACCGTCCAAATGCAGTTGCACGTGGACTGGCAAGCAAACGTACAACGACAGTTGGGGTTGTTCTCCCAACAATCACGTCACCATATTTTGCAGAAATTGCTCGAGGCATTGACGATATTGCTTCAATGTACAAGTATAATGTCATTCTCGCAAATAGCGATGGTGATGAAGAAAAAGAACTTAAAGTTATTGAAAGTCTTTTTTCTAAGCAGGTTGATGGTATTGTTTATATGGGCAGCTTTATGACAGAAAAAGTTCGTAAACAGCTTAAATCAACACGTACACCGATTGTTCTTGCTGGAATGATCGATGTTGACAAACAAATGTCATCTGTAAATATTGATTACCATCTTGCAGCGCACCAAACCACTGCTGAACTGGCGAAAAACAATAAACGTATTGCTTTTGTGTCAGGCTCTTTGGAAGAAGTTGAAAATACAGAACGTATGGTCGGCTACCAAGAAGCTTTGAATGAAGCCGGCATTGACTTTGACGAGTCCCTTGTATTTGAAGGCAATTACACTTTTGAAAATGGTCAAGCTTTAGCAGATCAAATGCTTGCGAAGAAAATTAACGCGGCCATCGTTTCTTACGATACTGTAGCCGTTGGCTTGCTCAATGCTTTGCTCTCAAAAGGAATCAAAGTGCCTGAAGATTTCGAAATTATCGCAGGCTCAAACAGCCCAATCACCGCATATACTTATCCAGGCTTGACTTCTGTCAATCAACCACTTTATGACTTGGGTGCAGTTTCGATGCGTTTGTTGACAAAACTTATGCATAAGGAAGAAGTTGAGGAAAACCAATTGATCCTCGCGCATCAAATCATTAATCGTGGGTCAACAAAATAA